The Clostridia bacterium genomic sequence GGGCACGAGGAGCTGGATTTAAGCAACCTAGAACAACTGGTGGACCCAGCTCAGGCCAACGCCATTGCGGCCATGATACGCTATGCTGTGGACCGTCACTACATTGATGGCAGTAGAACCTTGAGCCAGGTTTTGGATGCCCTCCTAAAAGACTGTCGGGATCATGGTTTAGAAATTATTTCCCCTTTTCGGGGTCAGCATCCCGGCGAATACGCTATGCCTCGCCGCTTTGAAATAGCAGCAGCCGTCAACCGTTTTCGCCGCTTGCAGGTCCGGCAAGCTTAATTCTTGCAAACCGACGCCCTTGACATGACGTACCACTTACTCTAGGATATGCATTCAGTTAATGCTTCGTATTCGAAGCTTCTTTTTGATCACTGTGCGGAAGGAGGGGTAACGATTGACTAAAGAAATTGGCTCAAGGGTAGGGCCAGGTTATAAGTGGATAGCTCTATCTTGTACTACTGTGGGTGCACTGCTATCGGTCTTAAACGGTAGCACCCTGATGATCGCTTTGCCAGAAATTGCTCACCAATTGCGCGCAAGCATGGAAGTTGTAATCTGGGTCATTATGGGGTACATGCTGGCCATAACTATTCTGGTCCCATCCATCGGCCGGGTGGCAGACATATTTGGCAGAAAACGCTTGTATGTATGGGGCTTTGGCATATTTACCTTAATGTCATTCTTGGGTGGGTGGGCTCGTACTGGAACCGAGCTGCTGGTGGCGCGCACGTTATCGGCGGTGGGTGGGGCTCTAATGCTCGCTAATAGTACCGCCATCGTTACCGATGCTTTTCCTAGGGGTGAGCTGGGTAAGGCTTTGGGCGTAAATGCTATGGTCATTTCGGCCGCATCGGTGGTAGGGCCGATTCTGGGAGGGTTCCTTACCTCCATGGGTTGGCGTTGGGTTTTCTGGTTTAACGTTCCCTTAGGTGTATTGGGGACGGTTTGGGCAGGCACTCGGCTGCGAGAGTTGGTATGTTTACCGGAGGGCCAACGCTTTGACTGGCCAGGGACGATAAGCTTCACCTTAGGTTTACTGGCTATTCTGGTAGGCTTGACTTTTGGCAGCATGATTGGCTGGCTGAGCTTTCCCATTGTGTCAGCCATGTTGGTCGGGCTTGGCTTGCTGGCCTTGTTTATTTGGATTGAAAACTGTGTGGATCAGCCTATGCTGGATCTAACGCTCTTCAGAAACCGCTTTCTTGCGGCAGCGTATGCCAGCAACTTCTTAAATGGTTTAGCCAGAGGGGCAGTTACTTTTTTGCTGATTTTCTTCTTTCAGGGGGTAAAGGGCTTGTCGCCCCTCCAGGCTGGAATAGCCATGACTCCATTTGCGTTGGTAATGATGGTAGTAGGTCCGCTCAGTGGAATGCTATCGGATCGCTTAGGCTCAAGAGGGCTAAGCTCAGCTGGCTTAGCTATTTCGGCCATAGGCCTCCTAGGTCTGACTCGACTTCAGCCTACGACCTCCATGGCAGAAATCGTAATCTGGATGCTAATAATGGGGGCAGGATCGGGACTATTCTTTTCTCCCAACACCAACGCTATTATGGGGGCTGTCCCGGCTGAAAGGCGAGGCATAGCCGCGGGAACGCGCACCATGATGAACAATGCCGGTATGCTGGTCAGCATAGCCATGACCATGGCCCTAACGGCTTCCTCCGTTAATGCCCAAGTTATGCAAGGACTCTTTGCCCATACGGGGATAACTGTAGATCAGGCGGCTGTTGGTGGCTTTGTTCATAGTCTACACCTAGCTTT encodes the following:
- a CDS encoding MFS transporter; amino-acid sequence: MGSRVGPGYKWIALSCTTVGALLSVLNGSTLMIALPEIAHQLRASMEVVIWVIMGYMLAITILVPSIGRVADIFGRKRLYVWGFGIFTLMSFLGGWARTGTELLVARTLSAVGGALMLANSTAIVTDAFPRGELGKALGVNAMVISAASVVGPILGGFLTSMGWRWVFWFNVPLGVLGTVWAGTRLRELVCLPEGQRFDWPGTISFTLGLLAILVGLTFGSMIGWLSFPIVSAMLVGLGLLALFIWIENCVDQPMLDLTLFRNRFLAAAYASNFLNGLARGAVTFLLIFFFQGVKGLSPLQAGIAMTPFALVMMVVGPLSGMLSDRLGSRGLSSAGLAISAIGLLGLTRLQPTTSMAEIVIWMLIMGAGSGLFFSPNTNAIMGAVPAERRGIAAGTRTMMNNAGMLVSIAMTMALTASSVNAQVMQGLFAHTGITVDQAAVGGFVHSLHLAFMISFVISLVAAGISLLRGDMPDTADSNASKPSLEVAHR